From the Quercus lobata isolate SW786 chromosome 6, ValleyOak3.0 Primary Assembly, whole genome shotgun sequence genome, one window contains:
- the LOC115950687 gene encoding probable mitochondrial adenine nucleotide transporter BTL3 encodes MHGPDRWLTHLLINSGPSDPCLGLGGLFLDHQTIPPSFVSLFDSGSRTIQTNAAVRLRRKRFRGGFLSVGLSIKGGSDVEVMGQNGNNKSLVEEEEEEDHETSSLSLCNKEEDKVKVKVRGSSSGAFNVTKHLWSGAVAAMVSRTFVAPLERLKLEYMVRGEQKKLFELIQTIAASQGLKGFWKGNFVNILRTAPFKAINFYAYDTYRNQLMRMTGNEETTNFERFVAGAASGITATLLCIPMDTIRTKMVAPGGEALGGVIGTFRHMIQTEGFFSLYKGLVPSILSMAPSGAVFYGVYDILKSAYLHSPEGRKRIQNMKQGQELNALEQLELGPIRTLIYGAVAGACAEAATYPFEVVRRQLQMQVKETQLSAMATCIKIVEQGGIPALYAGLIPSLLQVLPSAAISYFVYEFMKIVLKVEST; translated from the exons ATGCACGGTCCAGATCGATGGCTCACCCACCTCCTAATCAATTCCGGGCCCTCCGATCCGTGTCTCGGACTCGGCGGCTTATTCCTCGACCACCAAACTATTCCTCCCTCCTTCGTCTCACTCTTCGATTCGGGTTCCCGGACTATCCAGACCAACGCGGCGGTCAGGCTAAGAAGAAAGAGATTTCGGGGCGGGTTCTTGTCGGTGGGCTTGTCGATAAAGGGCGGCTCCGATGTGGAAGTCATGGGGCAAAACGGGAATAATAAAAGTTTGgtggaggaagaagaggaagaggaccACGAAACGTCGTCGTTGTCGTTGTGTAATAAAGAGGAAGACAAGGTTAAGGTTAAGGTTAGGGGATCATCGTCAGGTGCTTTCAATGTCACCAAGCATCTCTGGTCTGGTGCTGTTGCTGCTATGGTCTCTAG GACCTTTGTTGCCCCGCTAGAGAGATTAAAGCTGGAATATATGGTTCGTGGGGAACAGAAGAAACTTTTTGAGCTAATCCAGACAATCGCGGCTTCACAAGGGTTGAAAGGTTTTTGGAAAGGAAATTTTGTCAATATTCTTCGCACAGCACCCTTTAAGGCTATCAATTTCTACGCTTATGATACATACAGAAATCAACTGATGAGAATGACTGGGAATGAAGAAACAACAAACTTTGAGAGGTTTGTTGCTGGTGCTGCATCTGGAATTACTGCCACCTTGCTTTGCATACCTATGGACACT ATCAGGACAAAGATGGTAGCACCTGGTGGGGAGGCCTTGGGTGGTGTGATCGGTACTTTCCGCCACATGATCCAAACGGAAGGGTTCTTTTCTCTTTACAAGGGCTTAGTACCCTCTATTTTAAGCATGGCTCCTTCTGGTGCAGTGTTCTATGGTGTTTATGATATATTAAAATCAGCATATCTGCATTCGCCAGAGGGGAGAAAAAGAATCCAAAACATGAAACAAGGTCAGGAATTGAATGCTTTAGAACAGCTGGAGTTGGGTCCAATTAGAACATTAATTTATGGGGCAGTTGCTGGTGCTTGTGCTGAAGCTGCTACATATCCATTTGAAGTTGTGAGGAGACAGCTTCAAATGCAAGTGAAGGAAACACAGTTAAGTGCAATGGCAACTTGCATCAAAATTGTTGAGCAAGGAGGTATTCCTGCTCTCTATGCAGGATTAATTCCCAGCTTATTGCAG GTTTTACCATCAGCTGCCATAAGTTATTTTGTGTATGAGTTCATGAAGATAGTTCTCAAAGTAGAGTCCACATAG
- the LOC115950424 gene encoding uncharacterized protein LOC115950424, which translates to MEELTRKCDGLTLSAKEGERVVLPKKLTKAENMLAAKFLTKRALNVEAVARTFRQLWRTKESFYVSNARNNVLLFEFNLDINTEKVLQGEPWSFDRHLVILQRFNGSKAIKDLEFRVCAFWVQIHDLPFKFMTPEMTEFIGETIGPVIKSNDSMEMKGGTFMRVKVMVDVTRPLCQGRRICFNEEAEGWVALQYEPLPIFVSGVECYRTTTRTMKYG; encoded by the coding sequence ATGGAGGAGTTAACTAGGAAGTGTGATGGACTGACTTTATCGGCAAAGGAAGGAGAAAGGGTGGTGCTGCCGAAAAAATTAACAAAGGCAGAGAATATGTTGGCTGCGAAGTTTCTAACAAAGAGAGCCCTGAATGTGGAAGCAGTGGCACGCACGTTTCGTCAGTTGTGGAGAACAAAAGAGAGTTTCTATGTGAGTAACGCCAGGAATAATGTCCTACTTTTTGAGTTTAATCTAGATATCAACACCGAAAAGGTTTTACAAGGCGAGCCGTGGTCGTTTGATAGGCATTTAGTGATTCTACAGAGGTTTAATGGTAGCAAGGCCATAAAAGATCTGGAGTTTAGAGTCTGTGCTTTTTGGGTTCAGATTCATGATCTTCCCTTTAAGTTCATGACTCCGGAGATGACAGAGTTTATTGGCGAAACTATTGGACCCGTTATCAAGTCCAATGATTCAATGGAGATGAAAGGAGGTACCTTTATGAGGGTTAAGGTTATGGTTGATGTTACCCGACCTCTCTGTCAAGGAAGAAGAATCTGCTTTAATGAGGAGGCTGAAGGGTGGGTGGCTCTCCAATATGAGCCGTTGCCAATATTTGTTTCTGGTGTGGAATGTTATCGCACGACGACAAGAACTATGAAGTATGGTTGA